The DNA region TCCTTGATCCGGAGGTGGAACGCTATCCGTTGCATACGTGCCACCCGTTCACGCTCGGTCGGCTTCAGTCTTCCTCAGGTAACTTTTACTATCGGCACCGACGACACTGGTGGTATGCTCGACACGCACACCCACGCGTGGGGACCGGCGAGCGAGACACACCCCTGGGTGAACGGCCCGATCCTGGACCTCGTCGACTCCTTCGACGTCCACACCGTCTACACGGCGGACCGACTGCTGGCCGATATGGACCGCAACGGCGTCGACGAGGCCGTCGTCGTCGGCTACCCGATCTGTGACTGGACGGACAACTGGTACACGCTGGAGGCGGTCGAGGAACACGACCGGCTGTACGGGGTCGTGATGCTCGATCCGTTCGCCGACGACGCGGCCGAACGGCTCCGCCGCTGTATGGAAACCGACGGCGTCGTCGGCTTCCGTCTCGGTGCCGCCTGTCCGTACGACCGGATGTGGGAGACGTTCGACCCGAGCGTGACGTGGCTCCGCGACGCCGTCGAGGAGACCGAGTTCTGGGCGGCCGCCGTCGAGACCGACGCCGCCGTCCAGATCCTCTGTGACCACGGCCAGCTCGACCAGGCGCTCGAACTGGTCGAGACCTACCCGGACCTGTCGTACCTGTTCGACCACTTCGCCCACGCCGGGCCGGAGACGCCGACCGACGAGGGGACCTTCGCGCAGTTCGCGGACCTGGCGGAGTACGAGACGGTCGCCGTCAAGGTCTCTGAGGTCGTCCACATGTCGGACGCGGCGTTCCCGTACGCCGACATGCACGACCACGTCCGCTGGTACGTCGAGACGTTCGGCCGCGAGCGCGTGATCTGGGGCTCGGACTACCCGAACGTCAGCGACGAGGCCACCTATGCCGAGGCGTGCAACTGGCTCAGACAGGTCGAGGGCCTCTCGCAGAGGGATCGGGAGTGGCTCACCGGGAGGGCGTTCCGGGAGCACGTCGGGCTGAACTGACTACGGGGCCAGCAGTTCGACCGGGTGACGCGGCCGGCGCTCCAGCAGGGCGTCGATCTGTTCCAGACAGGAGGTGCCGCTGGCGACCACCTCGCGGTCGGCGACGCCGTCGGCCCGGAACTGGTCGCGGAGGCGGCTCCCCACGTCCATACTGACCTCGTAGTAGTCGGACTTGTACCCGAAGCTGCCGGCCATCCCGCAGCACTCGGTCTCGGAGGTGACGACGTCGTAGCCGCAGTCCTCCAGGACGGCGACGGTGTGGGCCTCCAGCCCGAGCGTCCGCTGCTGGCAGTGGCTGTGGTAAGCGAGTCCGTCGCCGTCGGCGGTCGCCAGCGCCTCCGCCTCGGCACCGTTGTCAAGGAGCCCGTAGACGTACTCAAGGACCTCGTAGCTGTTCTCGGCGAGCGCGGCGAACGCCTCGCCGTCGACGAGCTTCTCGTACTCGCGCTGGAACA from Haloarcula litorea includes:
- the rhcC gene encoding L-rhamnono-1,4-lactonase, encoding MLDTHTHAWGPASETHPWVNGPILDLVDSFDVHTVYTADRLLADMDRNGVDEAVVVGYPICDWTDNWYTLEAVEEHDRLYGVVMLDPFADDAAERLRRCMETDGVVGFRLGAACPYDRMWETFDPSVTWLRDAVEETEFWAAAVETDAAVQILCDHGQLDQALELVETYPDLSYLFDHFAHAGPETPTDEGTFAQFADLAEYETVAVKVSEVVHMSDAAFPYADMHDHVRWYVETFGRERVIWGSDYPNVSDEATYAEACNWLRQVEGLSQRDREWLTGRAFREHVGLN